The genomic window CTTCGACGTGAACGGGCGCGACAGAGTCGGGTGCGACGGCAGATCGGTAACCGCCGTTAGCGGCGCCAGGATTTCTGGTCTCAGTCAGTATCGACGGCGCAAGGCAGGGTGCTTCATCAGAGACTGGGTGCCGGGGTAGCTCACGTTCGAGCCGGAGGGCCGAGTACGGATtttcctcggcggccgaggcaaTAGCCTCCTGGACCTgttcctcgtcgtcgtcgctctcAATGTCGTAGCCGTCTTCGTCGATCAACGGCGGGTTGCGATTTATGATGGCTCGCTGGAATCCGGCGTGTTCGGCGATCTGCGGCTGTCAGCTCCGCGTAGGTCGCGAGGCGGGCACACAGCTCGTACGCACCTCCTTGTATGCCGCCGGGACCATCGACGACATCAGCTGGCCCTGGCGGACAAATCTGGCCCGTTTCTTTAATTTGTTGCCACGGTTCGTGGGGCGGTCAATCGACGAGTCGGAGTCGGACTCTGCGGAAGGAAGCCGGGAATCAGCAACAGTTCGCAGCAGTTTGCAACAAGTCTGCACACGAGCTGCCAGGGCACACGCACCGTCCGCCTTGCGCTTCAGGGTCCTCCTGAGCGCCAGGATGGTATCCATGATCATGGCCTGCTGTTGCGTCGACATCTTGAGGGTTGAAGCGGCAAGCGCCAAGCGATGCGGAAGAAGCGAGGTACGGATCTTCGCGTAGTTACCGCCCGAAGCTGCGAGCTGAGCGACCAGTGGTTTTGGCGTGGTCACAGTCGCAAAGGTTCAGGTGCCGACATGGCCAAGTCCCGCAATGGCGCCGGCAAAAAGTGGGTCCAGCATCAGCCCATGACGAGAGCCCCTCAAAAATAAAACTCTTGCCGCGACACAGCACTGGGAGACAGGGACCAGTCACATGCGCTCCGTATGAATGCATCATATATCTGTCTGTGATCTCGGGGGGAAATAGCGAGGGATAAGCTAAAACAGAAGCAAAGAAACCGGGAGAGACAAACAAATACCAACTGCCGATATACCCCCGCGGTAGATGATGCACTTGGTGCTCCCTGCGGCGGGTTTATCGGCATGCTCGCGAGCGGCCGAATTCAAGTTACTGTGGTAGTTAATCGAGAGCAACGGAGGCTTCATACAAACATACAAACGGAGTGTAAGTGCCGCAGCCAACAATGAGACTGAGAGTTCAAAAAGCAGACTGCCGCAGGAAGTCTGAAAGGACCAAAGCACTCTCCGTAACCCACAGCCTTGCGATAAGAAATCTCTTGGCCGGTTGGTTGGTTGCAGGGTATGTGATTGCATTGTGTGGTTTCAGCGCCTGCTGGCGGAGGATGAGTTGGAGATCTGGGGACAGGATCACCAAGTGGCTCGAGTTGAGAGCCCGTCGGTGGTCTGAGATGAAGAGGGGAGGCAGGAGTGCCCCACAGTAGACTCGTTCCTTCGCTTTGAGATTCAGGAAATACCCATGAGCCAGAACACCATCTCAACTCAGGGGTAACCAACATCTCGCGAGGACCTCTCTCAAAAGTCGCATTTTGCCCCTGTTGCAAACCAAGCCCTCGTGGCGCAATGGCCTAGCGCATTCGACTTCTAATCGAAAGGTTGTGGGTTCGACTCCCACCGGGGGTGACCCGAATTTTTGCTCGATTCCAGTTTCGTTTCTTGGTTACCTTCGGATCTCAAAGAATAGAGGTCAAACAAGGTTTTTGAGGCAAGCACAAAGTCGTGACATTATCGACATGTACCCCCCTCATGCTACACCGATTACCACCTGGACGTGGCGGTGGTGCCAGGCAAACTCGGGAGGACGTCGTGGTCGAAGGCCTCGTTGCTGTCAATGCGAGACTCTTATACTCGGAACGGATGTATTTCAGGATCAATTGCAACAATGCTCCGAGTCTCCTGCTTCAGCATCTCCAAACATACATGTGTTCGATTTACTGACAATGTCTCGGCGAAATTAGCCCTCCAACTCGTCATGCTTCTTGCTCTCGCTCTTGGCCACAGGCTTGCCCGTCTTCGGCTCGTTCTTGGAGCCAGGCTCGTTCTcgtagccgccgccgtgcgcctCGTACTCCTTCGCCAGCTTCATCCCCTTCCAGGCTGACCACTGCCCCTTGCCATCCCCGGATTTGTTGGGTTCTTGCTGGATATCTGTTGATACAAGGCGGCAACCAACCTAATGAGCATGCGATCGCACCGCAGTTTACCTGCTAGCTGCCTATGGGACGATCGCCTTACCTTCCTTGAGGTGCTGGCGGAGTTCTGGATCGGTGGGAATGCCTTTGCTGCTTGGCATCTTCGGCGGCCTGTGAGAAAACCGGAGGAATCGACCAGGAAAGCGGAAAGGCGCCGTCAAACGTTTGCGCTGATTCGTGACTCTGAATACCAATGCAAGAGTTGCTGTTTACATGCAGAATGCAAATGGGGAGGGTGTCCTGTAATGCTGTGATGGACTGAGCATGATGGTAGCCGCAACCCTCGGCCATGGCGTCATTAAGGGTCTCCAAGTCTAGGACGTCATTAGTTTCTGATCAGTCAGCCTTTGTGTATTCTGGAGCATACCATTGCGCCAGGAGAGCGAGTCACTTGTTGGCGCCGGCCCATTCCTTGCGCTTTTTATTGAACGGAAAGAATGTGTTGATTCCCTCCGCATCCAACTGGCACCGTGACGTGGTGAAGTAAGAGAACTTAAGGGATTTGAATTTTGTTTTTGATTTTCATTTACTTATTTTGAACTACTCGAATGTAAGAATTGATCACTTGGTTCAAAAATGAAGTCTATTTAGAGTGCCAGATGAGTGTTACTCTCATTCCGTGAAGAGATGAGGTTTTGGCGATTATGGCTCCGGTTCTGTAGCCTCAACCGTCTTCTCCCCTCTCTTCAAGCACTCTACTTGCTCGTATGTGCTCTAGGGGCAAAAGGAAGTCTCCAGGGTTCTCGTATTACACAGGGACCAAAGGACCAACTGTATGCTTCCTATCAACCCATGTCTTCGAGCAGCGTCCTTGAGTCCATATTCATGATTCATGTGTGTCTGCGGCGTAAGGGCGGGGTGCGTGTTGGTTCGGAAGGTTTGCTGACTGGATGCGCTTGTCCTGCATTCCTACCCTACCAACTGATGGAGTCTAGCTCGTCGGCTCTCCGGCTTCTGCGCACTCACTCCACGCGCCGTCCCGAAGTCCTGCGCTACATATTTCATCACTCGCGCCACCCAACCCCGACGGGGATCTCGCTGTCTGGGGTATCAAGCATTCTTTTGTGTCCTGTATCAGTATCTCCTGTCTCCGCGATCAGCGTTTGCCCGTTTCCccggctgttgttgttgcccCTCATGGCAGACGATGAAGACGCGGTGAGTCACAACACTCTATGAAACTGCCCCTCACGCTCTTGGTTCCCACGTTGATGATTGACAGCAGAAAAAGCTGGGCGCAAGCGCAGGCTCCGACTCCAATTTGATGGCTTGTTCCCATCAGCACCAGATTCTCGCAGCAGCCCCCGAAACCGACTTGGAACAGCGTCGGCCCATCCCAGTAACGCTGTACCACTGGCGTCCCCCCACCGTCCGCGAAAAGTTCACGGTTATCCTGCCCCCTGGCATCCTACAGACAATCAAGGGCTCCGCATCGCTCGGCACGTTTTTCCTGTCCAAGGACCTGGACATTGGCGACACACTCTCCGTACTGCTCACGGCAAGCTCCTACGACGATCCCGAAcccacgccgccgtccagcAAATTGTTCGCGGACCTGGTGGCGCAGATGGCCATGCCCGACAAGAAGGGGCGGTTCTTTCAgttcttttcctttcccgTGCTCAGCgacagcgccgacgacgtcCTGGGAGACGAACTCTTCCCGGCGTGGAAATGGGCGAAGCCCGACAGCGTCTACCCGCGCAAGGGGGGCTTCTGGGATGACGACCTTCACCAGGTGCTCGAGGACGGGGAGTGGAGCGGCGGGAAAGACCTCATCTTGCTGATGAGGGCGGTTTCGGAGGAGGTCTTGCAAGCTGTAAGCAGGAAGGATGTCAGGCACACGAGTTTCGACGGCGTGCTGAAGTCGGCCTCCTGGGGGCCCCTTTGAGGTCTGGTTTGATCAAACCGGTTCCTATTCGACTTGTCTTATTCTGTTGACAGGTTTACTTGGAACAGGGCCTGGGAACCGTTTAACCCGCTAGGGAACAAGCTGCCAGCCCCCGATGGCCGAAGGCCGTATGGGAAATCTGTCTTTTGCTTCCAACCCGCAGAGTACCCAGCACATTACACAAAAATGCGTGTCGCCCTGACCTGCCGTTTCTGGAAGACCAATATACTCTCAAGATACGGATTTCATTCCGGGCGGGGCACATGTGCTTCTCAAAGTCTGTGGGACATCGTCTCCTGGTACCGACCAGACCTGCGCGACGTCGAGAGCCGGTGCTCCCTTGGGCATGTGGAGACCAACCATCATGCACGGAGCGTGCTGCCTGTACGGCGCCTGATTATGACCTGCTCCTGGATGAAGAACCTCGAGCTAATGAATCACAGAGCTGTTAGGCTGAGCCATTTCAAGTCAGGGTGTCGCTGGTGGTTGCTGGACTGGGGTTTGTGAATAGCCCGGCGGCAAGAAACTGGTTGATGAGCACCGCGAAGCTCCCCCTCGCCTTGCATTATCACCACCAAGCCCAGCACATGGCAGACTCAATCCAAGGTGATGGTTTGCTCAGGGGAGACCGGGCTCTAGAGGCACTCGTCGGAAGCCTGGAACGGCTTGAGCGTGCGAAAGTGCAATTCAGCAGGTCGTCGGTGTCGTAGGGTTGCTTGGCCCCGTGGTCACAGCAAGAACCCGCTTCAGCGGGCTCCACACATGGTGCGCCCGAGACCGACGGCGATGGGACTCGCGGGATACAACCTGTTGAGTCAAGCCAGAGGCTGCTGTCTCCCCGAAGACGCCGGCGACTACAGGCGTCCGAGGACGATAGCAAGCCTGCGAAAGCCGATAGAGCCCCGGGCCAACGCAATTGGGGTTCGTCGCAACAACCAGGCGGACGAGTGCCAGTGCGCCAAAACCTGCTGCAGCAAAGCCTGAGGGAGTCACCAAGGGCAGGGCAGTCCGAGAAATGCCCGGCAGAGGGTAGGGTAGGACGCTAGCGTCACCGCAGGTGGTGGCGGGAAGCGAAGGATAAACAATTGTTGGCTTCCGGTGTGCTGTGTAGGCGGATAGTGTAGAGCTGGCACTGGCAGAGTGGTTCAGCCCGATACGGAATAGTGGAACTTGTGGACAGAAGAAGTCAACTCAGGGGAGGACATTGCTTATCTTATCGCAGTGGAGAGTGCAAACCTCGGGTTGTCAGCTTGTGTCTGAGCTCCTTGGCTCCAAGCTCCTTGGCTCCTCGGTCCCTTGCATCATCATCCCCGCCTgtgctcggcgtcgcgcatTTCGTGTTCTGCACCAGCGACCAGCAGCCAGCGCTTCGAGATCCTTCTACGACCGTCCGCTTCGACATATTTTGGAAAGAGAAAAGACAGTCAAGGCATTGCAGCATTGCAGCATCGCCAGCCGGACAGGCACCATGTCGTGGCCGAGCGACGGAGACCCGGCGTCGGGCTCCCCGGCGCAGGATGACCAACATCAGCCGATTACCATCGCCTCCCTGGGAACCTTCGACCCTAATGGCCACCTGGTATCATTCACGCGCGAGAACCAGGAGCAGGCTCTCCGCTTGCTCACCGTCCCTTTCGAGAGCCTCCCGAGGCTACCCGCCTTCGCGCCCCTCTTCGGCTACACGACCGAGTGGCAAAAGAACCGCGTTGCTCTGACTCTAGCCGAGAtgtcgggcggcgcgcaaCGCGTGGTGATGCCCTTGGAAGCGGAAGCGATTGCCTTCCACGCCTCCAAGCGGTGCTCCAAAATGACCTGGATCCCCCCAACGACCCTGGCGATCGCCGCCTACTTTACCCAAGCCGGCCGCACGACATTCCGCTTCCCATTTTATACACCCGGGGCGTCGTTCAGCCCGACATACTTCCCCAGCCGCTCGATGCCGTTTCTCAAAGGCAcaccggccgcgcgcgcgtggCACGTGGTGCGCTTCGGTGCCTACGGCACTTTGTCCTACATCATGGTCCGTGGCTTCATTTACTCGTTTGCACAGTCGAGCTTCGTGGTGGGCATACTCAAGGACGAACGGCTCCACACGCTCCGCGAAAGCGTCTTCGCCAAGAGGAGAGAACAACTCGAGAAGGGTGGGGTACCGATGGGGGCGTCCCGGCGGGGAGCAGACAACGAAGCTCAAGGAACTTCTGCGCAGAGGTGGCAGCCGCGAGTAGGACAAGTACAAGCGCAGACGCCACGagccgctccgccgccacaGGATGCGCCACAGGGCGATGACTTGTTCCTGTTTGACGACGCCTCCCCTGTTGCGCCGTCTCAGCAACAGCCAAGCCCACGTCCTTCAGGGACTACCACATCGGCGTCCAGCGAAGGAAGCGCCTGGGAAAGGATCAGACAGCAAGCCAGGGCGGAAGCGAGCGTGTGGAATCGAGGGGACcagcaggacggcgaggcgccgggcggccggcggaggaCGGAGCAGTATACCTATGTGCCGGGCGAGCAAAAGACGGCGACTGCGAGGGAACAGGCACAAAGGGAATTTGACGCCATGCTGGAGCGAgagcggcgcggcgaagGCAACGGGGGCGGGCGTATGTGATTGGCTTGGTTTCCCATGCTGAATGTATgagtgtattccgtagttcTTCTTGTACGGCGAAGCTTAGCAAGACGTCGCAATTGGAAACGGAAATTCGGCCCTCAACTCACCGCATCTTCTGGCCGTGCCAGCAGCCTTCTATTATTCCCTTGAGATCACAGAGCACACTCCCCCTGTTCTGTGGGCGACAACCAGACCACGTGGGGGAAGTGCGAGCCGACGAATTGCGTCGACCCTTCTGGGCGGGGCGCGCAAGCGTGTTACAGATACAGAACGGCGATTGGGCCTGGCGCACCGGCACAGCCGGCTTCGCCTACTGCGGTACACTAGGAGGGCGGTTGTACATATGTGGATCTGCCAGCCGCCGGACTTTTGACGGGAACACGGGGAACAGGACCGCAGATCAGGGCCAAGCGCCGTGCCATGGCCCGGTCAAGTCGTCCTGCAACTCTCACGTCCCCAATTGCGTCCTCCCGGGACCATCAACCACCATGCCGGCCACCACAACGGGCttgacgacggcgtcgtcgtcctcgtcgtcgacgccggcggccatcACCTCGTTCCCGCGCGTGCCGCTGACCACCACCTTCACGCCGACCGGCAGCGACTGCGACGGCATCTACCTCCCGCGGAACACGCCCGTCTACATGATCGGCGACCGGCTGTCctgcctgccgccggccttctcCACCTCGGACCCGGCCTTCTACTACTCGCCGGGCATCGCCTGCCCCAGCGGCTACTGGACGGCCTGCCACGACACGACGGGCGCCGCGTCCATCACCACCGTCACCTGCTGCCCCACCTACGGCGACATCTCGCTGTCGTGCGTGCCCAACCCGCTCGACCTGGCCGGCGTGTGGAAGACGCTCTACTGCACCTGGATCGCCCCCGTCTCCGCCACCCCGATCACCGTCACCCTCTCCGGCGACGGCCGCACCTCCACCGTCACCACGCTCGTCTCCTCCCCGGGCGGCGTCAACGCCTTCGGCGTGCGCATGGTCCACCAGTCCTCCGACCTCGtgacctcctcctcgtcgtcgtcgtcgtcctcctccatcaCCAACTCCGCCCCAcccgccacctcctccccgaACGCCAACAACCCCACCGATGCAACCTCCGACTCGGGCCTCTCCACCGGCGCAAAAGCCGCCATAGGCGTGGTCATCCCGCtggccgtgctcgccgcgctgTTCGCCGCGCTCATACTgtaccggcggcggcggcgccaacaacaacaggaACAACAACAGAAACAAGAAAACCTGTTCCCGCCGCAGCAGGGGGGCTACAGCGACtatgccgccgccgccaccgcggcgggggttggtgctggcggtggtggtggtgctgcttACGCGCTAGCCGACCGGGCAAAGCCCGGGTACTACGCGGCGCGGTCGCCGCAGGAGATGGAGGGGTCGGAGTGGGAGCGGCCGGTGGAGATGCCCAGCTCGATTACCGCGGCGGAGCTGCCTGGCGAGGGGGTCGGCGGGTGGGTGAGGAGGTGATGCCCGGGGAAGGGGGCCAAGGGATGGGAGTGGGGGGAGTTAATTTTGGGTTTGTATATATGTGAAAGGGGATATTTGGAAAGCGAGGTGCATCAGGGTGGTGTTGGAGATGGTTGCGTTCAAGCCTGCTGGGGAGATACCTTGGATGTCGTGGGTTTGGGGTGGCTTTGTCGAATTCGAGTTTCTCTGTCGCTTGGAGGGTTTCAACCCGAATGCATGATATAGGCGCATCAGGCAGTGTTTTGTGGACTGGTTTTGTTCGGACTGTTCGCGTGCCGTTCGGGCTAGGTAGTTATCCAGCATGGCGTGGTCCAACGGTGCGTGGCGTTGCGGCGGCCCGCAAGCCGTTGGCTGCTCTGGGATCATCCAGTCAAGAAGTCCTTATTGCTGATACCAATCCTGCGCTGGCGCTCGAGCAAAGACTTGGGATAAGGGGATCATGGCTGAGAATAGTAAGGCGAAATTTCGTAAGCACCTGCGCTGGTCCTGATCGCAGACCGCCACCCGCAGCTGCCTCTTCACCCATTCCCCATCCACAAATCCCTCCATCACCACCTCCATCTATCTCCCCAAACCCAACACAAACCCATTCCTGTCCCTTCCCCATGACAGCTTACCCTGACGACTccccacccccctccccaaccACCCCCTCCAAATCCCCAATCACAGGCGCCAACAACTTCGGCAACAGCACAGCCGCGTCCCCCTCGAACGCGAAATCCTCCTCGCGCATCCCCCGCAGCACGCCGGGCCCGATCTCCAGGTTGACCGTGACGACGCTGGTGCGGCCGCCGGgggcgcgcgcggcctcggcgaacCCGGCGGCCGGGTACACGACGGAGCTGGTGCCGATGACGAGcacgacgtcgacggcgtcgcgggcGATCCAGGCGTTGACGGCGTCCAGCATGGGCCGCGACAGCGGCTCGCCGAACCAGACCACGCCCgggcgctgcaggccggTGCGGCACTGCGGGCAGTGCGGGAGGTCGGATGGCGGGAGCGGAGGGAGAGGGTTGTTTGGGTCTAGGAGCGGGTCTGGAATCTCCTCCGGACGGTGGTtaggtggtggtggtggtgttgttaGAGAGGTAAGTGCGTGAGTGAGGGAGTGGGTGAGTGAGTGGGGGGATACGTAGGAAGTAGGTGCAAACAGGGGGTTGAGAGGAGATAAAGAGAAAATATAGAGAGGGGAGATGGGAAGCAAGGGACACATACGGATCTGGTCAGGCGACGCCGGGGCGTcctctgcggcggcggcgagggccggGCAGAACGGGTCGTCAAAGTTGGCCGGGTCGGTCCAGGAGCACGACGGCGAGTCGCACTTGATGGTGAAGAGCGAGCcgtggaggaggtggagcTGCTCCGGCGGGTGGCCGGCGCGCGAATGCAGGTCTGAGGAGGTGTCGTTAGGTAATTCCCCCGGGGAGCTCGCGTATATACTGAtagctggaggaggcgggcaACGCACTGTCGACGTTCTGCGTCAGGCAGAGGAAGTCGGGGTTCTTCCGCGccagggcggccagggcgtAGTGGCCAGGGTTGGGCTTGGCTTGTAGGGCCATGTGCCGTCGCTGATGTGTGTGTATGTCGACAATCTCATCGTCAGCCGTGCCGTGCCACTTTGTCTCTCCCCTCGTATGCTGCCCGCCGTGTCCATTCGTCCTGCTATCAACTACCAAGTATACACAGTTGGGATGTACCCACATAAGCATAAAACATCCACACCAGCCCCGGATCGGCCTCGAAGGCCTCGGGCGTGGCCAGCTCGGTGGCGTCGTAGTTCCGCcacaggccgccggcgccgcggaagGTGGGCaggcccgacgccgccgagagccCGGCCCCGCACACGGCCAGGATCCGCCTGCTGCGGGCGAGCTTCGCGTGGAACGCGGCGATGCTGTTGTAGTCGGCGCTCGGCGCCATGGCTTTTGGGTCGCGGGGTGGACGGGAGAAGAATGTCCGGACGgagcgggcgacggcgagagcgagagcCTTGTCCCTCCTCATTGGGCCGGCCCTGCTTCCGCAGCTTGATCCAACCACCCAAcagccccgccgcccacccGTGAGGTTGGCACGGGAGGGGAACTTCAACGTGAATTACGGAGTACTGTGACTCGGCGTGGATATGGGACGGTGGAACACAGTGAGATAGGCAAGCTAATTTAATATGTTGTCATTCTTGATGGTTCTGTGAGTGGGGGTGTTGGTGAGCGATCCTGAACACGGGCACTTCTCGGAATGTGCACTTGAGTTCTGGCTCTCCCACCAATTCTGAGTGATGCAAGCCCCACAATTATTGGGATATAATACGGCTGTGTTGCCAGGACACACAAGAGAGCAGCATCTCTGGCCATCATCCTTACGCATTGTTGTGCTGTTCTGTCGTGGCGAGGAATGTTCAATTTAGAGACGGCTCGGAATGAATTCACGGGCTCCGAGAGAGAGCAGTTCCCGGTCCAGGCAGGAGTAGCTAGCCATGGTCAGAGGGATCCTTCAGGCAACCAACTGGCAACGGTGCATCATTCAAAGCATCACAAGAAGCGACAACCCCGATGGGCATTTACCTTGAGGTCCTTGACAACCGATTCAAATCCATCGTATTGGCCCAACCAGCACTTTTGGATGATGGCCCCCATTCCCCCTAATGAGGCTGTATCGGCGAACTCGCCTCGCTTGTAGCGGGCTTCGATCTCGCTGTCGGAGAGCCCTTTGTAAGGAGCGGTGCCGGTCAGGATTTCGTAGACAACGGATCCGAAGGCAAAGATGTCCCCCTGAGCGGACAACGTCGGACCGGGATATTCATGACTAGCTGCAACGGTGACTAAGAGTTctgtcacgtcaggggtaaggggccCAGAGCTTGGCAGAGCGCACTGGCCATGGtttccccactcctggatatatatataccacgctctgttcagtccttagctttcctttgtactagaacaatgtactctctttatattccgatgctctactacaATCCTATCGTTGTATCTATACCttatagctcgctatagtatattagttataagcctagacgctctataattgtatatagtaagtaacctatagtaagctctctctctctctctctttttcttatGTTCTATATCTCAATATAATGACTACCGAGAGCAATTTAACCGTTACCctctagtcctatatagattagaccAAGtggtttatagagcttaagatctTAGCCCTAAgtaatagtatctaggaTAAATATAATCTAGATGCTTTTAATAAGCCTTAGGATAAACGACTAAAAGTTCCTATAGAGGAAAATATAATTAAAGAGCTTTGTAAAAAGTATGCTAAGGCATTAGATATTCCTCTAAAGCAAGTTTAGGCTCCTATTAAATAAGaggttgctactaagcttaaagctatatataaggactaccttataatctctaCTATTTAAGAGAATAGGGTTAAGTTGTATTTGCTTATTaactagtagattatatactctgTCTACTAGCCTCTATTtaacactatatatattgctatcTTGAACATTAGCCTTAGTAGCCTCTAAGCCcttatttataagctttataagtagcttatacctATTAATACTcttatagaggatatagctatttattagtatataatagtcctataagaagcttataaagtagatatcaatctatataagtagtactattTTTAGAACAaggtatacctatatataaagagctttGATATTCTAGAGGTTATTAGACCTAAAGCTTCTAAGCACCTTATTAAGGTAGTTGGCTACTAGATCACCTTGGACTAGGCTCgctactagctctctaagatCGAGGCACTTAAAGCTAAGGGGTATCTAATTCCTATTCTCGATAAGCTAGGCGTTCGCCTTAGTATTCGGATCGATAACACCTACTCTAAAGGGCTTAGATATAATGTATTTACCTCTCTAAGAGTAGCTTAAAGCAATAGTTCCttagataatataggcttttatagcttgaagctctatctatacctttataaggctaATAGCAAATATAAatagaagctagtagagtactagtttctctagatagtaatcactagggtagagaagggccgttataagcttttagaagtatagattatTGAAATTAGAGAGTACTTTAACAACCTAAAGTAGTATTCCTTCTAGGAAAGCCTTTAAAAGcgatatagctctagctctatagagtaAGGGAACTCTAGCTTAGCTTTTCCTAATAAGatcgtctatactattatcgacCTAAGCCTCTTTAGTAAAGGAGCTTACTACCTATTTATATTCTCGACTACTATtacttactagctctcttagagcaCTCTctttaacaactatattattctatatatcgttaatAATAAGAAGCTCCTAGTTCCTAGTACCTTTATACTATTGGaagatagtaactatatagaagtaggtactactactttctctattttaggaagaggagagtatattataaagggggTACTAGATAGAGAGTAAAGGAAAagaactatagacctctatttaAAGAACATTGCTATAGTAAAGGgcttttatactaatattatattagaaactactctatatatagctaatatctAGTATTTAGGGCTAGACTACTTTCTATAGTGTAGAACGCTTaagaagagtataaaggttAAGTAGTTAgtttataagtttaatatagttttcCTTAAATCAAAGAACTTTTCCTtttacttttatactctctaacctttatagaactttataggcctagtaatagtaaatatagttGTTTATAAGGATAATACGAGGTTATAtacattatatataccttaagagagagaagatactaaagagctttagtataagagATCTAGACATCTAGGTTAGAAAGCTCTTTAGGCATTGGTATAAAGCGCTAAAAACATTAAGATCTAGGGAATATCGACGATcaaatataaggtatacgCTCTATTGTATATTAAGGAGTATAATACGCTTTATAAAATAGAGTATTATACTCTACGCCTATTCTAGTATATCTCCTAGGACCTCTTCTTATTCCCTTCTAGGTTTAATAGATCCTAGTACCTCTTTACAATTAAAGACAAATATAGTGGATAGATCTAAGCTTTTACACTCTTTAATAAGGGTTaaactaagctctttaataTTGTTAAAGCTTTTAAACGCTAGGTTAAAC from Thermothielavioides terrestris NRRL 8126 chromosome 1, complete sequence includes these protein-coding regions:
- a CDS encoding SIR2 family histone deacetylase-like protein, with the translated sequence PRDPKAMAPSADYNSIAAFHAKLARSRRILAVCGAGLSAASGLPTFRGAGGLWRNYDATELATPEAFEADPGLVWMFYAYRRHMALQAKPNPGHYALAALARKNPDFLCLTQNVDNLHSRAGHPPEQLHLLHGSLFTIKCDSPSCSWTDPANFDDPFCPALAAAAEDAPASPDQIHPLLDPNNPLPPLPPSDLPHCPQCRTGLQRPGVVWFGEPLSRPMLDAVNAWIARDAVDVVLVIGTSSVVYPAAGFAEAARAPGGRTSVVTVNLEIGPGVLRGMREEDFAFEGDAAVLLPKLLAPVIGDLEG